A genome region from Hevea brasiliensis isolate MT/VB/25A 57/8 chromosome 7, ASM3005281v1, whole genome shotgun sequence includes the following:
- the LOC110645748 gene encoding probable LRR receptor-like serine/threonine-protein kinase At4g37250, with the protein MNSQRISLHLWWTILALILLLLVVQSFGLNTDGILLLSFKFSIIGDPLRVLKSWNYFDETPCSWNGVTCGAPGIDASFNRVTGLSLPNSQLLGSIPSDLGMIQHLQNLDLSNNSLNGSLPFSLFNASQLRSLDLSNNMISGELPETIGTLQNLEFLNLSDNALAGTLPSSLPTLHNLTTVSLNNNYFFGGLPIGFRAVQVLDLSSNLINGSLPQGFGGSSLQYLNISYNKLSGPIPTEFASQIPGNATIDISFNNLSGEIPDSSIFLNQKVNSFIGNPDLCGEPLRNPCPILSPPSSLPNVSSSTSPPAIAAIPKTIASSPETTPPGQAAGSRGLRGGTIIGIVVGDIAGAAILGMIFFYVYHLKKRKNVETTLKKEANTAKEDTWSSSSSESRGFTRWSCLRKRGDNEEESDSTSSDNDDDDPRSLENQRPQEQEQNKGGTLVTVDGEKQLELETLLKASAYILGATGSSIMYKAILEDGTALAVRRIGESHVERFRDFETQVRVIAKLVHPNLVRIRGFYWGVDEKLIIYDFVPNGSLANARYRKVGSSPCHLPWEARLKIAKGVARGLSFLHDKKHVHGNLKPSNILLGSDMEPRVGDFGLERLVTGDSSCKSCGSTRNFGSKRSTASRDSFQDFSLGPSPSPSPSSIGGLSPYHAPELLRSLKPNPKWDVYSFGVILLELLTGKAIVVDELGQGYNGLAVDDKNRAIRMADVAIRADVDGKEDAVLACFKLGYSCASPIPQKRPTMKEVLQVLEKIPSSSSSPHLYGH; encoded by the exons ATGAATTCCCAAAGGATTAGCCTTCATTTATGGTGGACAATTCTTGCACTCATTCTTTTACTTCTTGTAGTCCAATCTTTTGGGCTCAACACAGATGGTATTCTCTTGCTTTCTTTCAAGTTCTCTATTATCGGTGACCCTCTCCGTGTTCTCAAGAGCTGGAACTACTTCGATGAGACTCCGTGTTCCTGGAATGGAGTTACATGTGGAGCTCCGGGAATAGATGCTTCTTTCAATCGTGTCACTGGTTTGTCTCTCCCAAATTCTCAGCTTCTTGGTTCAATCCCTTCCGATCTTGGTATGATACAACACCTCCAAAATCTTGATCTGTCCAACAATTCTCTCAATGGGTCTTTGCCTTTTTCCCTTTTCAACGCATCCCAACTTCGCTCTCTTGATTTGTCTAATAATATGATCTCTGGCGAGTTGCCAGAGACTATAGGAACCTTGCAGAATCTTGAGTTTCTTAACCTGTCTGACAATGCCTTGGCGGGAACCTTACCCTCCAGTCTTCCTACCCTCCATAATCTAACTACTGTTTCTTTGAACAACAATTACTTCTTTGGTGGTCTGCCCATTGGCTTTCGAGCGGTTCAAGTCTTAGATCTTTCTTCGAATCTCATCAATGGATCTCTGCCTCAAGGTTTTGGTGGTAGCAGTCTCCAGTACTTGAACATCTCTTATAACAAGCTCTCTGGGCCAATTCCAACAGAATTCGCTTCACAAATCCCTGGTAATGCCACTATTGATATTTCATTCAATAATCTGTCTGGAGAAATTCCAGATTCTAGCATTTTCTTGAATCAGAAAGTGAATTCTTTTATTGGGAATCCTGATCTCTGCGGCGAGCCATTAAGAAACCCTTGTCCAATTCTTTCTCCGCCATCCTCTCTTCCAAATGTCTCTTCCTCTACTTCTCCTCCGGCAATCGCTGCAATTCCAAAAACAATAGCCTCTAGCCCAGAAACCACCCCACCAGGTCAAGCAGCCGGGTCTCGAGGGCTTAGGGGAGGGACCATCATAGGAATCGTAGTTGGCGACATTGCAGGGGCTGCAATTCTTGGCATGATTTTCTTCTATGTGTACCACTTAAAGAAAAGGAAAAACGTCGAAACCACACTCAAGAAAGAGGCCAATACTGCAAAGGAGGACACCTGGTCATCTTCCTCCTCAGAATCAAGAGGGTTCACAAGATGGTCGTGTTTACGCAAGAGAGGAGATAACGAAGAAGAATCCGATTCCACAAGTTCTGACAACGACGACGACGACCCTAGAAGTCTTGAAAATCAACGGCCGCAAGAGCAGGAACAAAACAAAGGAGGCACACTAGTAACGGTTGACGGCGAAAAACAGCTCGAGCTTGAAactttgctcaaagcatcagcatatATACTGGGCGCAACTGGCTCAAGCATAATGTACAAGGCCATTCTCGAAGATGGGACTGCACTTGCGGTTCGTAGAATAGGTGAGAGCCACGTAGAGCGGTTCAGGGACTTCGAGACACAGGTCCGTGTCATAGCCAAGTTGGTGCACCCAAATCTAGTTCGAATACGGGGCTTCTATTGGGGGGTCGATGAGAAGCTCATCATCTATGATTTCGTCCCCAATGGCAGCCTCGCCAATGCTCGTTACA GGAAAGTGGGCTCTTCACCTTGCCATCTACCATGGGAGGCCCGGCTCAAGATTGCCAAAGGGGTGGCCCGTGGCCTGTCGTTCCTCCACGACAAGAAGCATGTGCATGGAAACTTGAAGCCCAGTAATATTCTTTTGGGTTCTGATATGGAGCCAAGGGTTGGAGATTTTGGGCTTGAGAGGCTCGTGACCGGTGATTCGAGTTGTAAATCCTGCGGATCAACCCGAAACTTTGGAAGCAAAAGGTCTACAGCCTCGCGAGACAGCTTCCAGGACTTCTCACTTGGGCCGAGTCCAAGCCCAAGTCCAAGCTCGATAGGAGGTCTATCTCCTTACCATGCTCCGGAGTTGCTGAGAAGCCTCAAACCCAACCCAAAGTGGGATGTCTATTCTTTTGGGGTTATATTACTAGAGCTACTAACCGGGAAGGCTATAGTTGTGGATGAGTTGGGCCAAGGATATAATGGGCTTGCAGTTGATGATAAAAATCGAGCTATAAGGATGGCGGATGTGGCGATTCGAGCTGATGTGGATGGGAAAGAGGATGCCGTGCTGGCTTGCTTCAAGTTAGGTTACAGTTGTGCTTCTCCAATCCCACAAAAAAGGCCAACAATGAAAGAGGTGCTACAAGTCCTGGAAAAAATCCCATCCTCATCATCCTCACCACACTTGTATGGCCACTAA